Proteins encoded by one window of Marixanthomonas sp. SCSIO 43207:
- a CDS encoding SIS domain-containing protein, which produces MNKEQQIISVAKKTIETESEAIAKLAALVDTEFAAAVDYIFNSQGRVIITGIGKSANIATKIVATLNSTGTPAIFMHAADAIHGDLGIILESDTVICISKSGNTPEIKVLVPLIKASNNKLIAITSNRDSFLGQKADYVLHAYVEKEACPNNLAPTTSTTAQLVIGDALAMALLDLRGFSSKDFARFHPGGSLGKKLYLRVSDLTSLNEKPQVNPDTELKDVIVEISEKMLGVAAVIENDAIVGIITDGDLRRMLTKRDSLKGITAKHIMTENPKKIDNDAMAIEAIKTMDSFGITQLLAEKDGKYAGVVHIHNLTKEGII; this is translated from the coding sequence TTGAACAAAGAGCAACAAATAATTTCAGTAGCTAAAAAAACAATAGAAACTGAAAGTGAAGCAATTGCAAAACTAGCTGCTTTGGTAGATACAGAGTTTGCTGCAGCTGTAGATTATATTTTTAATTCTCAAGGACGTGTAATTATTACAGGAATTGGCAAAAGTGCAAACATCGCTACCAAAATTGTAGCTACCTTGAACTCAACCGGAACTCCTGCCATTTTTATGCACGCGGCAGATGCTATTCATGGTGATTTAGGAATTATTCTTGAAAGTGACACGGTGATTTGTATTTCAAAAAGTGGAAACACCCCAGAAATAAAAGTTTTGGTTCCGCTCATTAAAGCATCAAACAATAAGCTTATTGCTATTACATCAAATCGCGATTCTTTTTTAGGTCAAAAAGCAGATTATGTATTACACGCGTATGTTGAAAAAGAAGCCTGCCCAAACAACCTAGCACCAACCACAAGTACTACAGCACAATTGGTTATAGGAGATGCTCTAGCGATGGCACTATTAGATCTACGCGGGTTTTCAAGCAAAGACTTTGCACGGTTTCATCCTGGAGGGTCTTTGGGTAAAAAATTATATTTGAGAGTAAGTGACCTTACTTCGCTAAATGAAAAACCACAAGTTAACCCAGATACTGAATTAAAAGATGTTATTGTCGAAATTTCAGAAAAAATGCTAGGGGTAGCTGCGGTTATAGAAAATGATGCTATTGTAGGTATTATTACCGATGGTGATTTGCGTAGAATGTTGACCAAAAGAGATTCGTTAAAAGGGATTACTGCAAAACACATTATGACTGAAAACCCCAAAAAAATTGACAACGACGCTATGGCTATTGAAGCTATAAAAACCATGGACTCTTTTGGGATTACCCAATTACTTGCCGAAAAAGATGGAAAATACGCAGGCGTTGTTCACATTCATAACCTTACTAAAGAAGGAATTATATAA
- the recQ gene encoding DNA helicase RecQ produces MTDTELYAALKKHFGFNSFKGLQEEVVKSILNDNNTFVIMPTGGGKSLCYQLPALIKDGTAIVVSPLIALMKNQVDALRSLSSEDGIAHVLNSSLNKTEVKKVKSDIENGITKLLYVAPESLTKDEYVSFLQTQTISFMAIDEAHCISEWGHDFRPEYRNLRKIIERIGDNIPIIGLTATATPKVQEDILKNLGIQDANTFKASFNRPNLYYEIRPKTKNVDADIIRFVKKNEGKSGIIYCLSRKRVEELAQTLQVNGLKAVPYHAGLDAKTRVKHQDMFLKEDIDVVIATIAFGMGIDKPDVRFVIHNDIPKSIESYYQETGRAGRDGGEGHCLAFYSYKDIEKLEKFMSGKPVAEQEIGHALLQEVVAFAETSISRRKFILHYFGEKFDNETGDGGNMDDNMRYPKKKHEAKEEAVKLLDIIDKTKQRYKAKEVVNVLVGKANAMIKSHRTDTQPFFGTGASKEATYWMALLRQLLVAGYIKKDIETYGVIKLTDKGKTFIKSPSSFMMTEDHSFKEANDDAIVSNQKAGDAADQNLFKLLKAERKKVADKMDLPPFVIFQDPSLEDMALKYPITIDELSNVHGVGESKAKKFGKSFISLIETYVEENDILRPDDFVVKSTGTNSALKLYIIQNIDKKLPLDTIADGKGLDMNDFISEMEAIVYSGTKLNIDYWLEDILDEDQQEEIHDYFIEAENDKIDDAMEEFDGDYDEEELRLYRIKFISDVAN; encoded by the coding sequence GTGACAGATACTGAATTATACGCAGCACTTAAAAAACATTTTGGATTCAATTCTTTTAAAGGGCTCCAAGAGGAGGTGGTTAAAAGTATACTCAATGATAACAATACGTTTGTAATTATGCCTACAGGCGGAGGAAAATCGCTTTGTTATCAACTCCCTGCATTGATTAAAGATGGTACAGCTATTGTGGTTTCACCTTTAATAGCATTGATGAAAAACCAAGTAGATGCTCTACGGTCCCTCTCTTCTGAAGACGGCATTGCTCACGTTTTAAATTCTTCACTTAATAAAACAGAGGTAAAAAAAGTTAAAAGTGATATTGAAAATGGAATAACAAAATTATTATATGTTGCTCCAGAATCACTTACAAAAGATGAATATGTGTCTTTTTTACAAACACAGACTATTTCTTTTATGGCTATTGACGAAGCTCACTGTATAAGTGAATGGGGGCATGACTTTAGACCAGAATACCGAAACCTTCGTAAAATAATAGAACGTATAGGAGATAATATCCCTATAATTGGTCTTACCGCAACTGCAACTCCAAAAGTTCAAGAAGATATTCTTAAAAATTTAGGTATTCAAGACGCCAATACTTTTAAAGCATCATTTAATAGACCCAATTTGTATTATGAAATACGACCAAAAACCAAAAATGTTGATGCAGATATCATTCGTTTTGTAAAAAAGAATGAAGGTAAAAGTGGTATTATTTACTGTTTAAGCAGAAAAAGGGTAGAAGAGTTAGCTCAAACACTACAAGTGAATGGCCTTAAAGCAGTTCCATATCACGCAGGTCTTGATGCAAAAACTCGTGTAAAGCATCAAGACATGTTTTTAAAAGAAGATATTGATGTGGTTATTGCGACCATTGCTTTTGGTATGGGTATTGACAAACCTGATGTGCGTTTTGTTATTCACAATGATATCCCTAAAAGTATTGAAAGCTACTATCAAGAAACAGGCCGAGCCGGTCGAGATGGAGGTGAAGGTCATTGTTTAGCATTTTACAGCTATAAAGACATTGAAAAGCTAGAAAAGTTTATGAGCGGCAAGCCTGTGGCCGAACAAGAAATTGGTCACGCACTACTCCAAGAAGTAGTAGCTTTTGCTGAAACATCCATCTCTAGAAGAAAGTTTATTCTGCATTATTTTGGAGAGAAATTTGACAATGAAACAGGAGACGGGGGCAATATGGATGATAATATGCGCTACCCAAAAAAGAAACATGAAGCAAAAGAAGAAGCTGTAAAGCTGCTCGATATTATTGATAAAACAAAACAACGATACAAAGCCAAAGAAGTAGTAAATGTGCTAGTAGGTAAGGCAAATGCAATGATTAAGTCTCACCGTACAGATACGCAGCCATTTTTTGGTACCGGAGCCAGTAAAGAAGCTACTTACTGGATGGCATTACTTAGACAACTGTTGGTTGCTGGTTATATAAAGAAAGATATAGAAACCTATGGTGTAATAAAGTTAACAGATAAAGGTAAAACTTTTATAAAATCACCCTCAAGCTTTATGATGACAGAAGATCATAGCTTTAAAGAAGCAAATGATGATGCCATTGTATCAAATCAAAAAGCAGGTGATGCTGCAGACCAAAATTTATTTAAACTTTTAAAAGCCGAAAGAAAAAAAGTTGCAGACAAAATGGATTTACCGCCATTTGTAATCTTCCAAGACCCTTCTCTTGAAGATATGGCACTCAAATATCCTATTACTATAGACGAATTATCAAACGTTCACGGCGTAGGAGAAAGTAAAGCAAAAAAATTTGGGAAAAGTTTCATTTCTTTAATTGAAACTTATGTTGAAGAAAACGATATTTTACGACCTGATGATTTTGTTGTAAAATCAACAGGAACTAATAGTGCCTTAAAACTTTATATCATTCAGAACATAGATAAAAAATTACCGTTAGATACCATCGCCGACGGAAAAGGATTAGATATGAATGACTTTATAAGTGAAATGGAAGCCATAGTTTACAGCGGAACAAAACTTAATATAGATTATTGGCTAGAGGATATCCTGGATGAAGATCAACAAGAAGAAATACACGATTATTTTATAGAAGCTGAAAATGATAAAATCGATGATGCGATGGAAGAGTTTGACGGCGATTATGATGAAGAAGAGTTGAGACTGTATCGCATTAAGTTTATCAGTGATGTAGCCAATTAA
- a CDS encoding type I restriction enzyme HsdR N-terminal domain-containing protein, protein MQPLDFPKYQFRFKSSENKTFIFDEIRKKFIVLTPEEWVRQHVIQFLISEKNYAKSLINVEKQLKVKNTIKRYDVVVYNTDGSIFLIVECKAPSVQINQQTFDQIARYNLVADAAYLMVTNGLNHYYCQLDYENEKYIFFKDLPFKK, encoded by the coding sequence ATGCAACCGTTAGATTTTCCAAAATATCAGTTTCGTTTCAAAAGTAGTGAAAACAAAACGTTCATTTTTGATGAAATAAGAAAAAAATTCATTGTTCTCACTCCCGAAGAATGGGTAAGACAACATGTTATTCAGTTTTTAATTTCTGAAAAAAATTATGCAAAGTCTTTAATTAATGTTGAAAAACAATTGAAGGTAAAAAACACTATTAAAAGGTATGATGTAGTAGTTTATAATACAGACGGTAGTATTTTTTTAATTGTAGAGTGTAAGGCTCCATCTGTACAGATTAACCAACAAACGTTTGACCAAATAGCAAGATACAACCTTGTAGCAGATGCTGCATACCTAATGGTTACTAATGGATTAAACCATTATTATTGTCAACTAGATTATGAAAATGAAAAGTATATTTTTTTTAAAGACTTACCGTTTAAGAAGTAA
- the holA gene encoding DNA polymerase III subunit delta has product MPLDKAKTIITDIKNGNVKPIYFLMGEEPYYIDGISSFIKDTILSEEEKGFNQIVLYGRDVSIDEIVSNAKRYPMMADKQVVIVKEAQDLSRTIENLAAYAENPQPTTVLVICYKYKKLDARKKLAKTIKKTGELFESKKLYENQVPDWIKRVLAGRGYTITPKAAQMLTEFLGNDLSKVNNELQKLQLIIKPGAQITPQLIEQNIGISKDFNNFELQNAIGERDIKKAYSIVQYFAQNPKNNPLVMTVALLYSFFSKLLKYHALTDKTQASKALGVNPYFIKDYQLAARNYPMKKVSAIIGHIREVDMKSKGVGAANIEQGDLLKEMLVKIFN; this is encoded by the coding sequence ATGCCTTTAGACAAAGCCAAAACGATAATCACTGACATTAAAAACGGAAACGTAAAACCCATTTACTTTTTGATGGGCGAAGAACCGTATTATATCGATGGTATATCTAGTTTTATTAAAGACACAATACTGTCTGAAGAAGAAAAAGGATTCAATCAAATAGTTTTATACGGTCGTGATGTCTCTATTGATGAGATTGTAAGCAATGCCAAAAGATACCCAATGATGGCAGATAAACAAGTTGTGATTGTAAAAGAAGCGCAAGACTTATCTAGAACCATAGAAAATTTAGCCGCTTATGCTGAAAATCCTCAACCCACAACAGTCCTGGTTATTTGTTATAAATACAAAAAGCTAGATGCTCGTAAAAAATTGGCAAAAACAATCAAAAAAACTGGTGAACTTTTTGAAAGCAAAAAACTATATGAAAACCAAGTGCCAGACTGGATTAAACGAGTATTGGCTGGTCGTGGTTATACCATTACTCCCAAAGCAGCCCAAATGCTTACAGAGTTTCTAGGAAATGATTTGAGTAAAGTTAATAATGAACTGCAAAAACTTCAGTTAATTATCAAGCCGGGAGCGCAAATTACACCTCAACTTATTGAGCAGAATATAGGAATAAGTAAAGACTTCAATAATTTTGAATTGCAGAATGCCATTGGCGAACGCGACATTAAAAAAGCATACTCTATTGTGCAATACTTTGCCCAAAACCCTAAAAACAATCCTTTGGTCATGACAGTAGCCTTGCTGTATTCATTCTTTTCAAAACTTTTAAAATACCACGCTTTAACAGATAAAACACAAGCTTCAAAAGCACTAGGTGTTAATCCTTATTTTATAAAAGATTACCAATTGGCTGCACGCAATTACCCTATGAAAAAGGTAAGTGCAATTATTGGTCACATTCGAGAAGTTGACATGAAAAGTAAAGGTGTTGGTGCTGCAAATATTGAACAAGGAGATTTGCTTAAAGAAATGCTTGTCAAAATCTTTAATTAA
- a CDS encoding choice-of-anchor I family protein: MKKITFLAALLISAIAVAQTETIASTSFEEPSTGSQYTDTGDASVAHDLINNVDESPVDFTQVADEIGFNARYEPYTTPSNGLTDGDFVGVTSFVGDVANYTDGVQGYQLSDSDGNMIVEFDAVDFTDYTNNTISVDYFINETGYEGDGTVNESSSDRIRIYVKDETNSTEIDILNTEGSDINDLGIEGSWITGTVTIPDDITATLVVEVRTNSGSEAIYLDNIKFEGEPAADPLQLTITEIFSGQSGTDLTADWFEIENTGTVAWTSGVSEDLYYDDESADPTTADLIQGLTEIQPGARVIVLITDNTADITTFTDVWSPVIDLTGIEIGYTDGAGLGGGGDAVTLWAGDPTTNTPLDSASYPDTDANDGQSYDVDLAAFSVVGNANGAVETIAQGGDSNDVPNIASPGNGPAVSQVVVSFDEAYTSVSEDGTEVTITITPSQVVTTEATVDVVLNPAGTAIEGTDFTFSATETVTFPVGSDASQTITIPIIDNTEDNSDIFFVVELQNVTNATVSGSDIFSVYILDDDTIVPETDASVLDVNYLTSYLVDADGTAEITAYDATTQRLFVTNSSTIEVLDFSNPEDIQPLATVDVSDFGGASVQSVATKNGMVAAAVSVDPKTDNGLIVFADVDGNNPVVVEVGALPDMITFSPDGNWLLSANEGEPNDDYSIDPEGTVSLIDVSGGLASISQASVTTLNFNDFDASQADLINDGVRIFGPGATVSQDLEPEYITVSSDSQKAYVVLQENNAYAIVDIANMEITDVISFGLKDHSLPENSLDLSDETDFIFNASWPVKGMYMPDAIAFYEVNGTSYIVTANEGDAREYDTFEEERKIGDSDYTLDPSVFNNIDILELESNLSEIAVTNASGDANDDGLFEEIHIFGGRSFSIFEAETGVMVYDSGNDFEVITAADPTYGAIFNASNSNNNYKNRSDNKGPEPEGVLVQEIEGNTYAFILLERIGGVMVYDITNPVSPQFLQYVNNRDVVEGGDEAGDLGPEGIAFVSAEESPNGTAMIIVSNEVSATVSLYSLDNIVLSTPDFTVASESTFTLYPNPASNNVFVSKPGTYNVFDMSGRLVSSILDGASINISNLTTGTYIVKNKNGVSQKLIIK; this comes from the coding sequence ATGAAAAAAATTACTTTTTTGGCGGCTTTATTAATAAGCGCCATTGCAGTTGCACAAACCGAAACAATTGCATCAACAAGTTTTGAAGAACCTTCTACAGGGAGTCAATATACAGATACCGGTGACGCATCTGTAGCACACGACCTAATCAATAACGTAGATGAATCACCAGTAGATTTTACACAAGTTGCTGATGAAATAGGTTTTAACGCACGTTATGAACCATACACAACTCCTAGTAACGGTCTTACTGATGGTGACTTTGTAGGGGTTACAAGTTTTGTTGGTGATGTAGCAAACTATACAGATGGTGTTCAAGGATATCAACTTTCAGATAGCGACGGAAATATGATTGTAGAATTTGATGCTGTAGATTTTACAGATTATACAAATAATACAATTTCTGTAGATTACTTTATTAACGAAACCGGATACGAAGGAGATGGTACTGTTAATGAAAGTAGTAGTGACCGTATTCGTATTTACGTAAAAGATGAAACAAACTCTACCGAAATAGACATCTTAAACACAGAAGGGTCAGATATTAATGATTTAGGTATTGAAGGTTCTTGGATTACAGGAACTGTTACAATTCCAGATGATATTACAGCTACATTGGTAGTTGAAGTACGTACCAACTCCGGTTCAGAAGCTATATACTTAGACAACATAAAATTTGAAGGAGAACCTGCAGCAGATCCTTTACAATTAACTATTACTGAAATATTTTCGGGTCAAAGCGGTACAGATTTAACTGCAGATTGGTTTGAAATAGAAAATACAGGAACAGTAGCTTGGACCTCTGGAGTAAGCGAAGACCTATACTACGATGATGAATCTGCAGATCCAACAACCGCTGATTTAATTCAAGGATTAACTGAAATTCAACCAGGAGCTAGAGTAATTGTTTTAATTACCGATAATACAGCAGATATTACAACTTTTACAGATGTATGGAGTCCTGTAATTGATTTAACAGGTATCGAAATTGGTTACACAGACGGCGCTGGACTAGGAGGCGGTGGCGATGCAGTTACGCTTTGGGCAGGAGACCCAACAACCAACACACCTCTTGATTCTGCTTCATATCCAGATACAGACGCTAATGACGGACAATCTTACGATGTTGATTTAGCTGCTTTTAGTGTTGTTGGTAATGCCAATGGCGCAGTTGAAACAATTGCTCAAGGTGGTGACAGTAATGATGTGCCAAATATTGCATCACCGGGTAACGGACCTGCAGTTTCGCAAGTAGTAGTAAGTTTTGATGAGGCTTACACATCGGTTTCAGAAGATGGAACAGAAGTAACTATCACAATCACTCCTTCTCAAGTAGTAACAACAGAGGCAACTGTAGATGTAGTGCTAAACCCTGCTGGGACAGCTATAGAAGGTACAGATTTTACATTTTCAGCTACCGAAACAGTTACATTTCCAGTTGGTAGTGATGCTTCGCAAACAATTACTATTCCTATTATAGATAATACAGAAGATAACAGCGATATCTTTTTTGTAGTTGAATTACAAAATGTAACCAACGCGACAGTTTCTGGTAGTGATATTTTTTCAGTTTACATTCTAGATGACGATACAATAGTTCCTGAAACAGATGCATCTGTACTAGATGTAAACTACCTAACAAGTTATTTGGTTGATGCAGATGGTACTGCCGAAATTACAGCATACGATGCTACAACTCAGCGATTGTTTGTAACAAACTCAAGTACAATTGAGGTTTTAGATTTTTCAAACCCTGAAGATATTCAGCCGCTAGCTACCGTAGATGTTTCAGATTTTGGCGGAGCAAGTGTGCAAAGTGTTGCAACCAAAAATGGAATGGTAGCAGCTGCAGTTTCAGTAGACCCTAAAACTGATAATGGCTTAATTGTATTTGCTGATGTTGATGGAAACAACCCTGTGGTTGTTGAGGTTGGTGCATTGCCAGATATGATAACTTTTAGTCCAGATGGTAACTGGTTATTATCTGCAAATGAAGGCGAACCAAACGATGATTACTCAATAGATCCTGAAGGAACTGTATCGTTAATAGATGTAAGTGGTGGTTTGGCTTCAATTTCACAAGCTAGTGTAACTACTTTAAATTTTAACGATTTTGATGCCTCACAAGCAGATTTAATCAATGATGGTGTTCGTATTTTTGGTCCGGGAGCTACGGTTTCTCAAGATTTAGAACCAGAATACATTACCGTTTCTTCAGACTCACAAAAAGCTTACGTTGTGTTGCAAGAAAACAATGCGTATGCTATTGTAGATATTGCAAATATGGAAATTACAGATGTAATATCGTTTGGCTTGAAAGATCACAGTCTTCCTGAAAACTCTTTAGATCTTTCAGACGAAACAGACTTTATTTTTAATGCTTCTTGGCCGGTAAAAGGGATGTATATGCCAGATGCTATTGCATTTTATGAAGTAAACGGAACAAGCTATATTGTTACAGCCAACGAGGGTGATGCAAGAGAATATGACACATTTGAAGAAGAACGAAAAATAGGTGATAGTGATTATACATTAGACCCTTCAGTATTCAATAACATTGATATATTAGAATTAGAATCAAATCTTTCTGAAATTGCTGTCACCAATGCTTCCGGTGATGCAAATGATGATGGATTGTTTGAAGAAATACACATTTTTGGAGGACGTTCATTCAGTATTTTTGAAGCTGAAACCGGAGTAATGGTGTATGATAGCGGAAACGACTTTGAGGTAATTACCGCAGCAGACCCTACATATGGAGCTATTTTTAATGCAAGTAATAGCAACAACAATTATAAAAACCGAAGTGATAACAAAGGACCAGAACCTGAAGGTGTATTGGTGCAAGAAATTGAAGGTAACACATATGCGTTTATTTTATTAGAGCGCATAGGAGGTGTTATGGTTTATGATATTACCAATCCTGTTTCTCCACAATTTTTACAATACGTAAATAATCGTGATGTAGTAGAAGGAGGCGATGAAGCAGGTGATTTAGGTCCGGAAGGAATAGCATTTGTTTCAGCTGAAGAAAGCCCTAACGGAACGGCTATGATTATTGTTTCAAATGAGGTAAGTGCAACGGTAAGCTTGTATTCTCTTGATAATATTGTACTATCAACTCCAGATTTTACTGTAGCTTCAGAAAGTACGTTTACACTGTATCCTAATCCGGCGTCAAATAATGTATTTGTAAGCAAACCAGGAACCTACAACGTGTTTGATATGAGTGGTCGTCTTGTTTCATCAATACTTGATGGGGCATCAATTAACATTTCAAACCTAACTACTGGAACGTATATTGTAAAAAATAAAAACGGTGTTTCACAAAAGCTTATTATCAAGTAG
- the menA gene encoding 1,4-dihydroxy-2-naphthoate octaprenyltransferase, producing the protein MKKLRAWVSAARLRTLPLSISGIITASAVAISEGYFKLSICVLALLTTLGFQILSNFANDYGDGVKGTDNEDRVGPARAMQSGLLKAKELKIGMIITAAITLLIATMLIFIAFGNENFILSFIFFNLGIAAIIAAITYTVGKKAYGYRALGDLFVFLFFGLLGVMGCYFLFSKSLGDYIVLPAIVIGLLSAAVLNLNNMRDRLTDAKVNKNTLAVVLGGQKVKHYHTALISVAFIASVLYFIVKAEANIEFLPLIAFIPLFINIRKVYTNESPPLLDPELKKVALSTFLFALLFLLTVSF; encoded by the coding sequence ATGAAGAAATTACGTGCTTGGGTTTCTGCAGCCCGTCTTCGTACACTTCCTTTATCAATTTCCGGAATTATAACAGCCAGCGCTGTGGCTATTTCAGAAGGATATTTTAAGCTTTCCATTTGTGTTTTAGCTTTATTAACAACCTTAGGTTTTCAAATTTTATCAAATTTTGCAAATGATTATGGTGATGGTGTTAAGGGTACCGATAATGAAGATCGCGTAGGACCGGCAAGAGCTATGCAAAGCGGTTTGCTTAAAGCTAAAGAATTAAAAATAGGTATGATTATTACCGCTGCTATTACCTTGTTAATTGCCACTATGTTAATTTTTATCGCGTTCGGAAATGAAAACTTTATATTATCTTTTATTTTTTTTAATCTAGGTATTGCTGCGATTATTGCTGCCATAACCTATACTGTAGGCAAAAAAGCCTATGGTTATAGAGCTTTGGGAGATTTATTTGTATTTCTGTTTTTTGGGTTGCTTGGCGTTATGGGCTGTTACTTTTTATTCAGTAAGAGTTTAGGTGACTATATTGTTTTACCCGCTATTGTTATTGGTTTATTGAGTGCTGCAGTTTTAAACTTGAATAATATGCGAGACAGATTAACCGATGCCAAAGTAAATAAAAACACACTTGCCGTAGTTTTGGGAGGTCAAAAAGTAAAGCATTACCATACGGCTTTAATAAGTGTTGCTTTTATAGCCTCAGTACTCTACTTTATTGTAAAAGCAGAAGCAAATATTGAGTTTTTACCACTCATAGCTTTTATTCCTTTGTTTATAAATATTCGCAAAGTTTATACAAATGAATCACCACCATTATTAGATCCTGAATTGAAAAAAGTTGCGTTAAGTACCTTTTTATTTGCCCTCCTTTTTTTACTAACGGTTTCTTTCTAA
- a CDS encoding metal-dependent hydrolase, with amino-acid sequence MKITFYGQNSLAIKVGGKNLIVDPFITGNDLSKDKVNIDDLKADYILLTHAHQDHILDAEAIAKNTGATIVSNFEIANHYEEKGFDVHPMNHGGEWQFDFGYVKYVNAIHTSSFPDGSYGGQPGGFVIEGEHKNIYIAGDTALTMDMKLIPMHTKLDLAILPIGDNFTMGVDDAIIASDFIECDKVLGVHYDTFGYIEIDHEEAKKKFYDANKDLMLLEIGESIEL; translated from the coding sequence ATGAAAATTACATTCTACGGCCAAAACAGCCTTGCCATTAAAGTGGGTGGAAAAAACTTGATTGTAGACCCATTTATCACCGGCAACGACCTTTCAAAAGATAAAGTTAATATTGATGACTTAAAAGCAGACTACATCTTGCTTACCCACGCACATCAAGATCACATACTAGATGCAGAAGCTATTGCCAAAAATACTGGAGCTACAATAGTTAGTAATTTTGAAATTGCCAATCACTATGAAGAAAAAGGCTTTGACGTACACCCCATGAATCACGGAGGAGAATGGCAATTTGATTTTGGATATGTTAAGTATGTAAATGCAATCCATACCAGTTCTTTTCCTGATGGAAGCTACGGCGGACAACCTGGCGGGTTTGTAATTGAAGGCGAACACAAAAACATATACATTGCAGGTGATACAGCATTGACGATGGATATGAAATTAATTCCTATGCACACCAAACTAGATCTTGCAATTTTACCTATTGGAGATAATTTTACAATGGGCGTAGATGATGCAATTATTGCAAGTGATTTTATAGAATGTGATAAAGTATTAGGTGTTCATTATGACACTTTTGGTTACATTGAAATTGACCACGAAGAAGCTAAAAAGAAATTCTATGACGCAAATAAAGATTTAATGTTATTAGAAATAGGTGAATCGATTGAACTTTAG
- a CDS encoding four helix bundle protein: MHRFKELKVWKKSRAFCKHIYEITSLFPESEKFGLVNQLRRASVSIPSNIAEGTSRKSNKDFSRFLEIAIGSCYEVETQLLIANDLGYINKKSLQLVLEDLEAIIKMTSKFKSTLK, encoded by the coding sequence ATGCATAGATTTAAGGAGTTAAAAGTTTGGAAGAAAAGTAGAGCATTTTGTAAGCACATATATGAAATTACATCCTTATTCCCAGAATCTGAAAAATTTGGTTTAGTAAATCAGTTAAGAAGAGCAAGCGTTTCAATTCCCTCAAATATAGCAGAAGGAACTTCAAGAAAGTCAAATAAAGATTTTTCTAGATTTTTAGAAATTGCAATTGGCTCTTGCTATGAGGTAGAAACACAATTATTAATTGCAAATGATTTAGGCTATATAAATAAAAAATCTCTTCAACTAGTTTTAGAAGACCTAGAAGCAATAATCAAAATGACTTCTAAATTTAAATCAACCTTAAAATAG